In Streptomyces pluripotens, the genomic window GCAGTAGCCGAGGGCCTCCTCATAGCCGTAGCGCAGGCCGTCCACGCGGGCGATCCACTTGAAGCCGGTGAGCGTCTCCTCGAAGGGCAGTCCCGCCTTCTCGGCGATCCGGCCGAGCAGCGACGAGGAGACGATCGACTCGGCGAAGGTCCCGGTCACGCCACGGCGGACCAGGTGGGCGGCGAGCAGCGAGCCGACCTCGTCGCCGCGCAGCATCCGCCAGTCGTCCCCGTTCCGCACGGCAACCGCACAGCGGTCCGCGTCGGGGTCGTTGGCGATGACCAGGTCCGGGGCGGTGGCGCGGGCCTGCGCGAACGCCAGGTCCATCGCCCCCGGCTCCTCCGGGTTGGGGAAGGCGACCGTCGGGAAGTCCGGGTCGGGTTCGGCCTGCTCGGCGACCAGCACCGGCTCGGGAAAGCCTGCCCGGGCGAACGCGGCGAGCAGGACGTCCTTGCCTACGCCGTGCATGGCCGTGTAGACGGTCCGTGCGGTGCGCGGGGAGCCATCGGCCACGACAGCGTCCGTACGGGCCAGATAGGCGTCGAGTACCGCGTCGTCCAGGGTCTCCCAGCCTCCTCCGCTCTCGGTGTCGCTCCACCGGGGGGACCCCAGGACGGGGCGGGGCACGTCGTTCAGGGAGGCGATCGCCTCGATCTCGGCGGCGATCTCCGCGTCGGCGGGCGGCACGATCTGCGAGCCGTCGCCGAGGTACACCTTGTAGCCGTTATCCCGGGGCGGGTTGTGACTGGCGGTGACCTCCACGCCCGCCACCGCGCCCAGGTGCCTTATGGCGAAGGCCAGCACGGGGGTGGGCAGGGGGCGCGGCAGCACGGCCGCGCGCAGACCGGCGCCGGCCATCACGGCGGCGGTGTCCCAGGCGAAGTCGGCCGACTTGTGGCGGGCGTCGTAGCCGATGACGACGACTCCGTCGGTCTG contains:
- a CDS encoding phospho-sugar mutase; the encoded protein is MHDDLIARAKAWLAEDPDAETRDELAKLIDAGDVDELSARFSGTLQFGTAGLRGELGAGPLRMNRSVVIRAAAGLAAYLKKKGQTDGVVVIGYDARHKSADFAWDTAAVMAGAGLRAAVLPRPLPTPVLAFAIRHLGAVAGVEVTASHNPPRDNGYKVYLGDGSQIVPPADAEIAAEIEAIASLNDVPRPVLGSPRWSDTESGGGWETLDDAVLDAYLARTDAVVADGSPRTARTVYTAMHGVGKDVLLAAFARAGFPEPVLVAEQAEPDPDFPTVAFPNPEEPGAMDLAFAQARATAPDLVIANDPDADRCAVAVRNGDDWRMLRGDEVGSLLAAHLVRRGVTGTFAESIVSSSLLGRIAEKAGLPFEETLTGFKWIARVDGLRYGYEEALGYCVDPEGVRDKDGITAALLITELASVLKEEGRTLLDLLDDLAVEHGLHATDQLSVRVQDLSLIADAMRRLREQPPTELAGLPITRAEDLSRGTDTLPPTDGLRYTLDGARVVVRPSGTEPKLKCYLEVVVPVSAHAELPAARARATELLTAVKRDLSAAAGI